The Kitasatospora paranensis genome has a window encoding:
- a CDS encoding PDZ domain-containing protein has translation MPRRSATMLAATLLLIGLLCASVLMRVPYTEMSPGPTFNTLGEQKSGEPVISISGRPTYPTSGHLNMTTVQVTGAKYEPSLVSAVIGWLRHDVLVVPHDNVYPQGQTDKEAQQENAEQFASSEDSAKTAALGQLGIPVGTEVIVSSVVAGGPSEGRLHAGDQIVAVDGTTVTGKEQVAALVTKHKPGETVEFTVVPHARASATPAAADEHKVAVTTGKASDGRAIVGILPGTDHTYPFTIDIGLQDVGGPSAGLMFSLGIIDKLTPTDLTGGRFVAGTGTIADDGAVGPIGGIQMKLIAARDKGAQYFFTPSENCPEAVQGTPSGLTLVKVDNLAGALKALDSIRSGQNAALPACPR, from the coding sequence ATGCCACGCCGCTCCGCGACGATGCTCGCCGCCACGCTGCTCCTCATAGGCCTGCTCTGCGCCTCGGTGCTGATGCGCGTGCCGTACACCGAGATGAGCCCCGGGCCGACGTTCAACACGCTCGGCGAGCAGAAGTCCGGCGAGCCGGTGATCAGCATCTCCGGGCGTCCCACGTACCCGACCAGCGGCCACCTGAACATGACCACCGTGCAGGTGACCGGGGCCAAGTACGAGCCGAGCCTGGTCTCGGCGGTGATCGGCTGGCTGCGGCACGACGTGCTGGTGGTGCCGCACGACAACGTGTACCCGCAGGGCCAGACCGACAAGGAGGCCCAGCAGGAGAACGCCGAGCAGTTCGCCTCCTCCGAGGACAGCGCCAAGACCGCGGCGCTCGGTCAGCTCGGCATCCCCGTCGGCACCGAGGTGATCGTCTCCTCGGTGGTGGCCGGCGGCCCCTCCGAGGGCCGGCTGCACGCCGGCGACCAGATCGTCGCCGTGGACGGCACCACGGTGACCGGCAAGGAGCAGGTCGCCGCGCTGGTGACCAAGCACAAGCCGGGCGAGACGGTGGAGTTCACCGTGGTGCCGCACGCCAGGGCGAGCGCCACCCCGGCCGCGGCCGACGAGCACAAGGTCGCCGTCACCACCGGCAAGGCCTCCGACGGCCGGGCCATCGTCGGGATCCTGCCGGGGACGGACCACACCTATCCGTTCACCATCGACATCGGCCTGCAGGACGTCGGCGGCCCGAGCGCGGGCCTGATGTTCTCGCTCGGCATCATCGACAAGCTCACCCCGACCGACCTGACCGGCGGCAGGTTCGTGGCGGGCACCGGCACCATCGCCGACGACGGAGCGGTCGGCCCGATCGGCGGCATCCAGATGAAGCTGATCGCGGCCCGGGACAAGGGCGCCCAGTACTTCTTCACCCCGTCGGAGAACTGCCCCGAGGCCGTCCAGGGCACGCCGTCCGGGCTGACCCTGGTCAAGGTGGACAACCTGGCCGGCGCGCTGAAGGCACTGGACTCGATCCGCTCCGGGCAGAACGCGGCCCTGCCCGCCTGCCCGCGCTGA
- a CDS encoding PPA1309 family protein has protein sequence MSDAPQTPAGGDLPPAATPLTRAALEIDEYAATLGWDLPARLFALVDTAALRKADPRLSRQLELAEDATGLTPVEQDELPAGAELDRFLGTIAWPDQVVGCALVVERLMLPPGAEQSRPKNATEKELATWVAEHPQRQEVRITAAVLRDGSKEIALRLREKDVAREVLTGPDLVPGLTAALLATFS, from the coding sequence ATGTCCGATGCACCCCAGACGCCCGCCGGCGGCGACCTGCCGCCGGCCGCCACCCCGCTCACCCGCGCCGCCCTGGAGATCGACGAGTACGCGGCCACCCTCGGCTGGGACCTCCCCGCCCGGCTGTTCGCGCTCGTCGACACCGCCGCGCTGCGCAAGGCCGACCCGCGACTCAGCCGGCAGCTCGAGCTCGCCGAGGACGCCACCGGCCTGACCCCGGTCGAGCAGGACGAGCTGCCCGCGGGCGCCGAGCTCGACCGCTTCCTCGGCACCATCGCCTGGCCCGACCAGGTGGTCGGCTGCGCCCTGGTCGTCGAGCGGCTGATGCTGCCGCCGGGCGCCGAGCAGTCCCGCCCGAAGAACGCCACCGAGAAGGAGCTGGCGACCTGGGTGGCCGAGCACCCGCAGCGCCAGGAGGTGCGGATCACCGCCGCCGTGCTCCGGGACGGCTCGAAGGAGATCGCCCTGCGGCTGCGCGAGAAGGACGTCGCCCGCGAGGTGCTGACCGGCCCCGACCTGGTGCCGGGCCTGACCGCGGCCCTGCTGGCCACCTTCTCCTAG